The genomic window CGTCCCGGCTTGTGATCAGCTCCGGCATCCCCGCTTCACGAAGATAAGTTTCGACGATCCAGCTCACATCCTCGCCCGCCTCGTCGGACATGATGGCGATAAAGTCTTCCGTGGAGCGATAGCGGAATTGAATGGGGTAACTGAGAGACCAGGGTTCCGCCGTGTCATAGATCAGACGTCGGGTACCGGCCCAGAAAGCGTCTTCGCCAATGTAGCGGCGGAGGCTGTGAAGCATCCAGGAGCCCTTCGTATAGATATCCCGGTTGTCAAAAGCCTCTCCGGCATCCATCACCTCGGGATTGGCCACAGGCAGACAGTGCTCGTTGTTGGTGTAGGCACCGTACATGTGGTCAAAGTAGCCCATGGCTCCGACGGTCTCTTCGGCGTAGACCGCCTGCATGTAGGCCCCATAACCCTCATGCAGCCAGGCGTCCTCCGGGCGGGCGTGGGTCATAACATTGCCAAACCATTCGTGGGCGAGCTCGTGATGGAGGAGCCAGTCATAGCCATAGCGACCACGCTTGTACTGCTCGCCATAGCCATTGATGGTCTGGTGCTCCATGCCCAGGTGGGGCGTTTCCACAAAACCGGCTTTTTCATCCCCCCAGGGGTAGGGTCCCAGGAGTCGCTCGAAGAATTCGAGGTCGGGGATGACGTCAGAGTTTACAAGGTCGCGGGCTTTGTCAGCGTTTTCTTTCAGGGCCCAGAACTGAATGGGATAGCGGCTACCGCTGACGCCGGTGTACTCATCCTCCACCAGTTCATAGGGGCCGCCGTTAATCGCTACGGCATAACCTGAATAGGGATGTCGGGAGCTCCAGTGCCAGGTATCAAAGCCATCATCACCTTCGTCAACGGAGCGCAATACACCCACGGAGGCAATCTTGACGCCCCTGGGTGCCGAGATGGCGAGATCAATGCCCTCATCGGGCTTATCCGCGAAGTTGTCCTTGCAGGGCCACCACAGATCGCAGCCGTCGCCCTGTACGGCGGTGGCAAACCAGGGTGTGCCGTCTACCTCGGACCAGACAAAGCCCCCAAACCAGGGGGGGGCCAGGGCCACATGGGGCTTGCCACCGTAAGCCACAGAGATTGTGGCGCTGGCGCCCGCAGCGAGCGTTGAGGGCAGGGTGACAAAAAAGGAGCCCGCCTCGCGACGGACGCTCAGGGCGGTGTCCCCAAGGGTGACTTCTTTAATCGATAGCCGTGGGTCGAGATCCAGTTGCACTGTATCCAGGGCTTCGAGAGCATCAAAGCGAACATCCACGCGCCCGTCGATGGAGCGGGTCTCGGGCATCACCTTGAGGCTGAGCGTGTAGTGCTGCACGTCAAAGGCAGCTTGCGTCGGCGTCATGGCTTTTCCGGATCTGGCAGTGTCCGGATGAAGATCATCGGGGTGCGGCTCGCCCCGGGCGGCGGCTTCCAGAGCGGCGATCACGGCTGCGGGTGCCATCTCGCTGTTGTCCGCCAGCTGGTTGCTGCAGCCGCTGACGGCCAGGGAAAGGATTGAGCCAAGTCCCAAAAAGCGGGT from Congregibacter litoralis KT71 includes these protein-coding regions:
- a CDS encoding M1 family metallopeptidase, with amino-acid sequence MTLATFTSATTRFLGLGSILSLAVSGCSNQLADNSEMAPAAVIAALEAAARGEPHPDDLHPDTARSGKAMTPTQAAFDVQHYTLSLKVMPETRSIDGRVDVRFDALEALDTVQLDLDPRLSIKEVTLGDTALSVRREAGSFFVTLPSTLAAGASATISVAYGGKPHVALAPPWFGGFVWSEVDGTPWFATAVQGDGCDLWWPCKDNFADKPDEGIDLAISAPRGVKIASVGVLRSVDEGDDGFDTWHWSSRHPYSGYAVAINGGPYELVEDEYTGVSGSRYPIQFWALKENADKARDLVNSDVIPDLEFFERLLGPYPWGDEKAGFVETPHLGMEHQTINGYGEQYKRGRYGYDWLLHHELAHEWFGNVMTHARPEDAWLHEGYGAYMQAVYAEETVGAMGYFDHMYGAYTNNEHCLPVANPEVMDAGEAFDNRDIYTKGSWMLHSLRRYIGEDAFWAGTRRLIYDTAEPWSLSYPIQFRYRSTEDFIAIMSDEAGEDVSWIVETYLREAGMPELITSRDEGKLSLAWEVPGDRDFPMPVEVSIDGERVITDMSSGPQSLAVPEGARVLIDPDSKILRTLPIIGDCSEQTEQQIQDNIERFTRMAKDYGWQRD